A single region of the Sphaeramia orbicularis chromosome 6, fSphaOr1.1, whole genome shotgun sequence genome encodes:
- the fezf1 gene encoding fez family zinc finger protein 1, whose amino-acid sequence MDGPLRRPAGILGSPPASGSQPAGSDMLTSGGSSSKPLAFSIDRIMARTPEPKSIPLPSWFQSAPVGKPDVCPSSLHCMIPLVPLGYEPGHRLSITGLDSGHFDASSLAAPADILGFGLNYKNQPEDSAVSQTVGQYKLFRPRVVNQSSFPTMGTVCYLNCGGDSGACPPPAGLVNLHPMASYLLTARHKAFMTEKSKPGLQQAGERYPVSGVQAFKELSQSHIQHYMKERDQILTDKIFKGSAAAAAAAARLSGSCPGNKPKVFTCEVCGKVFNAHYNLTRHMPVHTGARPFVCKVCGKGFRQASTLCRHKIIHTQEKPHKCNQCGKAFNRSSTLNTHTRIHAGYKPFVCEFCGKGFHQKGNYKNHKLTHSGEKQFKCSICSKAFHQVYNLTFHMHTHNDKKPFTCPTCGKGFCRNFDLKKHIRKLHDPAGAQSPPQA is encoded by the exons ATGGACGGTCCTCTCCGCCGCCCAGCGGGTATCCTCGGCTCCCCCCCAGCTTCTGGGAGCCAGCCCGCGGGCTCCGACATGCTCACCTCCGGCGGCAGCAGCAGCAAGCCTCTCGCTTTCTCCATCGACCGGATTATGGCCAGGACGCCCGAGCCCAAGTCGATACCGCTCCCCAGTTGGTTCCAGTCCGCTCCCGTGGGGAAACCAGACGTGTGTCCGTCCTCCTTGCATTGCATGATCCCGCTGGTGCCGCTCGGGTACGAGCCGGGCCACCGGCTCAGCATCACCGGGCTGGACTCGGGACACTTTGACGCGTCCTCTCTGGCCGCTCCCGCAGACATTTTGGGCTTTGGTTTGAACTATAAGAACCAGCCTGAGGACTCCGCTGTGAGCCAGACCGTCGGCCAGTACAAACTCTTCAGACCCCGGGTGGTCAACCAGTCCTCCTTCCCCACCATGGGCACCGTGTGCTACCTGAACTGCGGCGGGGACAGCGGCGCGTGTCCGCCTCCGGCCGGCCTGGTCAACCTGCACCCCATGGCCTCGTACCTGCTGACCGCCCGGCACAAAGCCTTCATGACGGAGAAGAGCAAACCGGGCCTGCAGCAGGCCGGGGAACGGTACCCGGTGTCCGGGGTGCAGGCCTTTAAAGAGCTGTCTCAGAGCCACATCCAGCACTACATGAAGGAGCGGGACCAGATCCTCACCGACAAGATCTTTAAAGGttcggcggcggcggcggcggcggctgcCCGGCTCAGCGGCTCCTGCCCCGGAAACAAACCCAAAGTTTTCACCTGTGAAGTCTGCGGAAAG GTGTTTAACGCGCACTACAACCTAACCCGCCACATGCCCGTGCACACCGGCGCGCGCCCGTTCGTGTGCAAAGTTTGCGGGAAAGGCTTCCGTCAGGCGAGCACACTGTGCCGCCACAAAATCATCCACACTCAG GAAAAACCGCACAAATGTAACCAGTGCGGGAAAGCCTTCAACCGCAGCTCCACCCTCAACACGCACACGCGGATCCACGCGGGATACAAACCATTCGTGTGCGAGTTTTGCGGGAAAGGATTTCACcaaaaag GAAACTACAAGAACCATAAACTGACGCACAGCGGAGAGAAGCAGTTCAAGTGTTCAATCTGCAGCAAAGCATTCCACCAGGTGTACAACCTCACCTttcacatgcacacgcacaacGACAAGAAGCCCTTCACCTGTCCCACCTGCGGGAAGGGCTTCTGCAGGAACTTTGACCTGAAGAAACACATCAGGAAGCTGCACGACCCGGCCGGAGCGCAGTCGCCCCCGCAGGCCTGA